One genomic region from Cucumis melo cultivar AY chromosome 9, USDA_Cmelo_AY_1.0, whole genome shotgun sequence encodes:
- the LOC103503392 gene encoding pathogenesis-related thaumatin-like protein 3.5, which translates to MPPFSLFLFILFIFSSGGRISESARVFTIINNCKETIWPGITPGESFNGGGFALKRGQSIVFNAPVGWSGRIWGRTGCNFDESGTGECQTGACGNSLKCSASGKTPASLAEFTLAALDFYDVSLVDGFNLPMAVRPINGTGKCGVAGCDRDLRPECPKELAVKSKGKVVACRSACDVFDKDEYCCRGVYGNPVTCRPTFYSKKFKDACPTAYSYAYDDPTSIFTCSAADYVITFCSNRNQPVCTYHNHKLVCSGSNTLKSFVGGRWALPMAAFVFLIYSWLIFQI; encoded by the exons ATGCCtccattttctctttttttgttcattctcttcattttttcttcag GAGGGAGAATATCGGAGAGTGCCCGAGTTTTCACGATAATAAACAACTGCAAAGAAACAATCTGGCCGGGAATAACCCCGGGAGAGAGTTTCAATGGCGGCGGTTTCGCTCTTAAACGCGGGCAATCCATCGTTTTCAACGCGCCGGTGGGATGGTCGGGTAGAATATGGGGCCGAACAGGATGCAATTTCGACGAGAGCGGGACCGGAGAATGCCAGACCGGAGCCTGTGGGAATTCCCTAAAATGCTCGGCATCAGGAAAGACACCGGCATCGCTGGCGGAGTTCACTCTGGCAGCGCTGGATTTCTACGACGTGAGTTTGGTGGACGGGTTCAATTTGCCGATGGCAGTAAGGCCGATAAACGGGACGGGGAAATGCGGGGTGGCAGGGTGCGATAGGGATCTGAGACCGGAATGCCCGAAGGAATTGGCAGTGAAATCGAAGGGAAAAGTGGTGGCATGCCGGAGCGCATGTGATGTGTTTGATAAGGATGAGTATTGTTGCAGAGGAGTTTATGGGAATCCGGTGACTTGCCGGCCAACGTTTTATTCGAAGAAGTTTAAGGATGCTTGTCCCACGGCTTATAGTTATGCTTATGATGACCCAACAAGTATTTTCACTTGCTCTGCTGCTGATTATGTCATCACCTTCTGCTCCAACAG GAATCAGCCGGTCTGCACTTACCATAACCACAAGCTGGTTTGCAGTGGTTCAAACACCTTGAAATCCTTCGTCGGAGGACGGTGGGCCCTTCCAATGGCCGCTTTTGTATTTCTCATCTATTCATGgcttatttttcaaatttga